Proteins encoded within one genomic window of Tigriopus californicus strain San Diego chromosome 12, Tcal_SD_v2.1, whole genome shotgun sequence:
- the LOC131892422 gene encoding uncharacterized protein LOC131892422, protein MKFVTIGTFLLLAFGAGVSVAQSFSDCTNAVEAVLTTFTTDEVEASVEALLKTKLCGEGNPFPNLEECEESISLRWPKVTELLVEQADVFANQSCTQAIPIKLDWNCRTCRYRIQGLLNTLRSTAFFASFREYALGPAYCNSSESSSEEVETCQEWIVNYVPKAFLILRITPLEDICNNLYGLCPGEIGCREGMEKMIVQLGNDETIARTEIILKEQVCTQSWVQGEEGCKRAVDFYWESMAKTLSTMSPNFISVCNNYYDFFAEPSPGDKWNCGTCQKRMGEVMRFHLNYQIDWIVAAVSQINYSDLCTGLSNGEADEVVCQQAVRTFIPRALQVLMDDANSNPDKLCRNIFDFDQSCQYIESGTTSIEVSVMVLLMSGLLGLKA, encoded by the exons ATGAAGTTCGTAACAATCGGCACCTTTTTGCTTCTGGCCTTTGGAGCTGGAGTGAGCGTGGCCCAAAGCTTTTCCGATTGTACCAATGCTGTTGAAGCCGTACTGACCACTTTCACCACGGACGAAGTCGAGGCCTCCGTTGAAGCACTTCTCAAGACAAAACTCTGTGGAGAAGGAAACCCATTCCCAAACCTAGAAGAATGCGAGGAGAGCATCTCCTTGCGTTGGCCCAAAGTCACTGAACTTTTGGTGGAACAGGCGGACGTCTTTGCCAATCAGTCTTGCACTCAAGCAATTCCAATCAAACTGGATTGGAACTGCCGGACTTGTCGCTATCGCATCCAAGGCCTCCTCAACACCCTCCGATCCACAGCCTTTTTCGC ATCTTTCCGAGAGTACGCTCTTGGTCCAGCATATTGCAATAGTAGTGAATCCTCATCAGAAGAGGTTGAGACTTGCCAGGAGTGGATTGTAAACTACGTTCCCAAAGCGTTCctcattttgagaatcactCCGCTTGAGGACATTTGCAACAACCTTTACGGTTTATGTCCAGGGGAAATCGGCTGTCGAGAGGGTATGGAAAAGATGATTGTGCAACTGGGTAATGACGAAACTATAGCTCGAACCGAGATCATTTTGAAGGAACAGGTCTGCACCCAATCGTGGGTCCAAGGGGAGGAGGGTTGCAAGAGGGCTGTCGACTTCTATTGGGAAAGCATGGCCAAGACCTTGTCTACCATGAGTCCAAATTTTATATCCGTGTGCAATAATTACTACGACTTCTTTGCTGAGCCATCTCCAGGGGACAAGTGGAATTGCGGAACTTGTCAGAAGAGGATGGGAGAAGTCATGCGCTTCCATTTGAACTACCAAATCGATTGGATTGTGGCGGCTGTGAGTCAAATCAATTACTCGGATTTGTGCACGGGATTGTCCAATGGCGAGGCAGACGAGGTGGTTTGCCAACAAGCTGTGCGCACTTTTATTCCCCGGGCATTGCAAGTCTTGATGGACGACGCTAATAGCAACCCAGACAAACTTTGTCGGAACATTTTCGACTTTGACCAATCCTGTCAATATATTGAGAGTGGGACCACTTCTATTGAGGTCTCTGTTATGGTTTTGCTCATGAGCGGCCTTCTAGGCCTGAAAGCGTAA
- the LOC131892419 gene encoding uncharacterized protein LOC131892419: MPQFNSVIQGKMRSCYFGAVIALLLLQSSQTNAQNFDDCMNEVTTIVEKFSTPEVEEVVVGVLKEELCGEGNAFPNEAECSSSITQRWPDITQLFIEFESVFANETCTQAIPIRLDWNCITCRYRIQGLLSTLRSYTFSRAFRDFALGPAYCEQQDSTAEEQEACKQWIEDYVTKAFAVIRFTPTENICNEIYGECTGEIGCRDGMAEIYKQIGYTDTIERTKTLLKSEVCTQTWVESEEGCKRGVDAHWDRIAAAVSRSGFNFITICSNYFEYFANPAPEATWDCSTCQMRVREMMGFNRNHKIDWIVASVDQVIYGTNICMDAEDKPNGIIACQKYVRAFMPKAVDVLIEDAYNNPDKVCRNVYDFENSCQFIAETNSASTGMAAVSLFISSFLLINQL; encoded by the exons ATGCCTCAGTTTAATAGTGTTATCCAAGGCAAAATGAGGTCGTGTTATTTTGGGGCTGTAATTGCCCTATTACTATTGCAAAGCTCGCAAACTAATGCTCAAAACTTTGACGATTGCATGAATGAAGTCACAACTATCGTCGAAAAGTTCTCCACCCCTGAAGTCGAGGAGGTTGTGGTGGGAGTTCTGAAGGAGGAATTGTGTGGGGAGGGAAACGCTTTCCCAAATGAGGCTGAATGCTCGTCGAGCATAACGCAACGTTGGCCTGACATCACCCAACTCTTCATTGAGTTTGAGTCGGTTTTTGCCAATGAGACTTGTACCCAAGCCATTCCCATTCGTTTGGACTGGAATTGTATCACTTGTCGCTACAGGATTCAAGGACTTCTTTCCACTCTCAGATCTTACACATTCTCAAG GGCTTTCCGGGATTTTGCCCTTGGTCCAGCTTACTGTGAACAGCAGGATTCAACAGCTGAGGAACAAGAAGCTTGCAAGCAATGGATCGAGGATTATGTCACCAAAGCCTTTGCTGTCATCCGTTTTACCCCCACAGAAAACATTTGCAATGAGATCTACGGAGAGTGCACCGGAGAAATTGGCTGTCGTGATGGAATGGCAGAAATCTACAAACAAATTGGTTACACCGATACCATTGAAAGGACTAAAACTCTCCTGAAAAGTGAGGTTTGCACTCAAACTTGGGTAGAGAGCGAAGAGGGGTGTAAGAGGGGCGTGGATGCTCATTGGGATCGAATTGCCGCAGCAGTATCCCGAAGTGGGTTTAACTTTATCACTATTTGCTCCAACTACTTTGAATACTTTGCCAACCCTGCTCCAGAGGCCACTTGGGATTGCAGCACATGTCAAATGCGAGTCCGGGAGATGATGGGTTTTAATCGAAACCACAAAATTGATTGGATTGTGGCATCAGTTGACCAAGTTATCTATGGAACGAATATTTGTATGGATGCAGAAGATAAACCAAACGGCATTATAGCTTGCCAAAAGTATGTGAGGGCGTTCATGCCCAAAGCTGTCGATGTCCTAATTGAAGACGCATACAACAACCCTGACAAAGTGTGTCGAAATGTTTAtgactttgaaaattcatGTCAGTTCATTGCTGAAACTAATAGTGCTTCTACCGGAATGGCTGCAGTCAGCTTATTCATCAGCTCGTTCCTATTGATCAACCAGTTGTAG